The Microcebus murinus isolate Inina chromosome 4, M.murinus_Inina_mat1.0, whole genome shotgun sequence genome has a segment encoding these proteins:
- the LOC105863117 gene encoding olfactory receptor 5AN6, producing the protein MAGGRNITIVTKFILLGFSDFPKLKIVLFAVFLGTYLLTVAWNLGLIILIRVDSCLHTPMYFFLSNLSFLDFCYVTSTTPKMLSDFFQKSKSISFMGCTIQYFFFSSLGLTECCLLAAMAYDRYAAICNPLLYTAIMSPTLCGHMVVGAYITGTFGSLIQLCALLQLHFCGPNVINHFFCDLPQLLVLSCSETFFLQVIKFVIAVIFGLMSVLVIVISYGYIIATILKISSVEGRSKAFNTCASHLTAVTFFFGSGLFVYMHPSSDNSLGYDKMASVFYTVVIPMLNPLIYSLRNKEIKDGLKRCKKKRVFSHCHC; encoded by the coding sequence ATGGCTGGAGGGAGGAATATTACAATAGTCACCAAATTCATCCTTTTGGGATTCTCAGATTTCCCCAAGCTCAAGATTGTTCTCTTTGCAGTATTCTTGGGGACTTACCTCTTGACAGTGGCCTGGAATCTGGGCCTCATCATCTTGATTAGGGTGGACTCCTGCCTACATACACCCATGTACTTCTTTCTTAGCAACTTATCGTTCTTAGATTTTTGTTACGTCACCTCCACAACCCCTAAAATGCTCTCAGACTTCTTCCAGAAGTCTAAATCCATCTCCTTTATGGGGTGCACCATACAGTACTTCTTCTTCTCTAGCCTGGGTCTGACTGAGTGCTGTCTTCTGGCAGCCATGGCTTATGATCGATATGCTGCCATCTGTAACCCTCTGCTCTACACGGCCATTATGTCCCCCACCCTCTGTGGGCACATGGTGGTTGGAGCCTACATAACCGGTACCTTTGGTTCATTGATCCAATTGTGTGCTTTACTTCAGCTCCATTTCTGTGGGCCAAATGTTATCAACCACTTCTTCTGTGACCTGCCTCAATTATTAGTCCTATCTTGCTCTGAAACCTTTTTTCTCCAAGTCATAAAGTTTGTAATAGCAGTGATCTTTGGACTCATGTCTGTCTTGGTTATCGTGATATCCTATGGTTATATCATTGCCACCATCCTGAAGATTAGCTCAGTTGAAGGCAGGTCTAAGGCCTTCAACACCTGTGCTTCTCACCTCACAGCAGTGACCTTCTTTTTTGGATCAGGACTCTTTGTCTATATGCATCCCAGCTCTGATAATTCTCTGGGCTATGACAAAATGGCATCAGTCTTCTATACAGTGGTGATTCCCATGTTGAATCCTTTGATTTATAGTCTGAGGAACAAGGAAATCAAAGATGGACTTAAGAGGTGTAAGAAGAAGAGAGTCTTTTCCCATTGCCACTGTTAA